One Cellulomonas sp. Y8 DNA segment encodes these proteins:
- the kduI gene encoding 5-dehydro-4-deoxy-D-glucuronate isomerase: MENRYATGPDQIAGLDTSGLRARYLVPDLFVPGEVRLVHTHHDRVVLGGAVPAGRRLPLEAPDGLRAAHFLERREVGIVNVGGAAVVEADGTTYELPPRACLYLGRGVRDVTFADAAEGSGARLYLVSAPAHTAYPSTRVLPEEGTVRELGDQETSNRRTLRQYLHPDGVRTCQVMMGVTTLHPGSMWNTMPAHTHDRRTECYLYVDLPEDARVIHLLGRPEETRHLVVADGQAVISPSWSIHAGVGTAAYSFVWAMAGENQAFDDMDAVPPAALA, translated from the coding sequence GTGGAGAACCGCTACGCCACCGGACCCGACCAGATCGCCGGACTCGACACCAGCGGGCTGCGCGCCCGCTACCTCGTGCCCGACCTGTTCGTCCCCGGCGAGGTCCGCCTCGTCCACACCCACCACGACCGCGTCGTCCTCGGCGGCGCCGTCCCGGCCGGGCGGCGGCTGCCGCTCGAGGCGCCCGACGGGCTGCGCGCGGCGCACTTCCTGGAGCGCCGCGAGGTCGGGATCGTCAACGTCGGCGGCGCGGCGGTCGTCGAGGCGGACGGGACGACGTACGAGCTGCCGCCGCGGGCCTGCCTGTACCTGGGCCGCGGCGTGCGGGACGTGACGTTCGCCGACGCGGCCGAGGGCTCCGGCGCCCGGCTCTACCTCGTCTCGGCCCCCGCGCACACCGCGTACCCCTCGACGCGCGTGCTGCCGGAGGAGGGCACCGTCCGCGAGCTCGGCGACCAGGAGACGTCGAACCGCCGGACCCTGCGCCAGTACCTGCACCCGGACGGCGTGCGCACCTGCCAGGTGATGATGGGCGTCACGACGCTGCACCCGGGCTCGATGTGGAACACCATGCCGGCGCACACCCACGACCGGCGCACCGAGTGCTACCTCTACGTCGACCTCCCCGAGGACGCCCGGGTGATCCACCTGCTCGGCCGGCCCGAGGAGACGCGGCACCTCGTCGTCGCCGACGGGCAGGCCGTGATCTCGCCGTCCTGGTCGATCCACGCGGGTGTCGGCACCGCGGCGTACTCGTTCGTGTGGGCGATGGCCGGGGAGAACCAGGCCTTCGACGACATGGACGCCGTGCCGCCGGCCGCGCTGGCCTGA
- the kduD gene encoding 2-dehydro-3-deoxy-D-gluconate 5-dehydrogenase KduD yields MILDSFRLDGTVALVTGAARGLGRGAALALAEAGADVALLDHVAGTETAEAVRALGRRCLVLERDLVHAAPEDLDADVQAVVDGLGRVDVLVNNAGIIRRAPLLEHAAADWDDVLAINLDAVFHLSRSAARRFVDQGRGKIINIASMLAFQGGVLVPGYTASKHAVAGVTKALANELARHGVNANAIAPGYMATDNTAALRADEVRERSILDRIPAERWGTPADLQGAFVFLASAASDYVNGAVLPVDGGWLVR; encoded by the coding sequence GTGATCCTCGACTCCTTCCGCCTGGACGGGACCGTCGCCCTCGTCACCGGTGCCGCCCGCGGCCTCGGTCGCGGCGCCGCGCTCGCGCTCGCCGAGGCGGGCGCCGACGTCGCCCTGCTCGACCACGTGGCGGGCACCGAGACCGCCGAGGCCGTGCGCGCGCTCGGCCGGCGCTGCCTGGTGCTGGAGCGCGACCTGGTGCACGCCGCGCCCGAGGACCTCGACGCCGACGTCCAGGCGGTGGTGGACGGGCTCGGCCGCGTCGACGTGCTCGTGAACAACGCCGGCATCATCCGCCGCGCGCCGCTGCTGGAGCACGCCGCCGCGGACTGGGACGACGTGCTCGCCATCAACCTGGACGCCGTGTTCCACCTGTCGCGGTCGGCGGCCCGCCGGTTCGTCGACCAGGGGCGGGGCAAGATCATCAACATCGCCTCGATGCTCGCCTTCCAGGGCGGCGTCCTGGTCCCGGGCTACACCGCGTCCAAGCACGCGGTCGCGGGCGTCACGAAGGCGCTGGCCAACGAGCTCGCCCGGCACGGGGTGAACGCCAACGCGATCGCGCCCGGGTACATGGCCACCGACAACACCGCCGCCCTCCGGGCCGACGAGGTCCGCGAGCGCTCGATCCTCGACCGCATCCCCGCCGAGCGCTGGGGTACGCCCGCGGACCTGCAGGGCGCGTTCGTGTTCCTCGCCTCGGCCGCCTCGGACTACGTCAACGGCGCCGTCCTGCCCGTGGACGGCGGCTGGCTCGTCCGCTGA
- a CDS encoding fumarylacetoacetate hydrolase family protein — MRPGTILCLGHSYAGHLGRDRAPDDVPEHPNVFVKTANTLCGPDDPVVLPPAVQHADYEGEIAVVVGRRAHCVPLAEAEAYVGGLTLFDDVSARDWQSRTSQWTLGKCVDGFGQLGPAVVTADEALPITGRELTVERDGVVTVRSSTDDLVFSPAFLIHHLSQVLTLEPGDVIATGTPAKLPEAAAAHVPLRHGDAVTIAVTGLGSLTTTFVAGASPAPRPTPGGPL; from the coding sequence GTGCGCCCCGGGACGATCCTGTGCCTCGGGCACAGCTACGCCGGGCACCTCGGCCGGGACCGCGCGCCCGACGACGTCCCCGAGCACCCGAACGTCTTCGTCAAGACCGCGAACACCCTGTGCGGCCCCGACGACCCGGTGGTGCTCCCGCCCGCCGTGCAGCACGCCGACTACGAGGGCGAGATCGCCGTCGTCGTCGGGCGCCGCGCGCACTGCGTCCCGCTCGCCGAGGCCGAGGCGTACGTCGGGGGGCTGACGCTGTTCGACGACGTCTCCGCCCGGGACTGGCAGTCCCGCACCTCGCAGTGGACCCTCGGCAAGTGCGTCGACGGCTTCGGCCAGCTCGGCCCCGCCGTCGTCACCGCCGACGAGGCCCTGCCGATCACGGGGCGGGAGCTCACGGTCGAGCGCGACGGCGTCGTCACGGTGCGGTCGAGCACCGACGACCTGGTGTTCTCCCCCGCGTTCCTGATCCACCACCTCAGCCAGGTGCTCACCCTCGAGCCGGGCGACGTGATCGCCACCGGCACCCCCGCCAAGCTCCCCGAGGCGGCTGCCGCGCACGTGCCGCTGCGGCACGGCGACGCCGTGACCATCGCCGTCACCGGCCTCGGGTCCCTCACCACCACCTTCGTCGCCGGCGCGTCGCCGGCGCCCCGCCCCACCCCTGGAGGCCCGCTGTGA